A genomic stretch from Ureibacillus composti includes:
- the ppsA gene encoding phosphoenolpyruvate synthase: MSSFVVSFQEMDQTQTLLVGGKGINLGELSKIQGIHVPEGFCVTTVGFKKVLKQNETFQALLDQLHMLKVEDQDRIAEISKKIRQVILKVELPSELVTAVAHELSQFGEEHAYAVRSSATAEDLPHASFAGQQDTYLNIIGKEAIFKHISKCWASLFADRAVIYRIQNDFDHREVQLAVIVQRMVFPKASGILFTADPVTSNRKLLSIDASFGLGEALVSGLVSADCYKVQEEEIAQKMIATKKLAIYGLKEGGTETKEIAPNLQKTQTLTDEQILQLASIGRQIEAYFGSPQDIEWCLVDDTFYIVQSRPITTLFPIPEAGDGENHVYISVGHQQMMTDAIKPLGLSFFLLTTPAPMRKAGGRLFVDVTQHLSSPVTREMLLKTMGQHDPLMKDALMTVIERGDFIKLLPADGEKPSTPKKVPASLGGPVQIVTDPAIVTELIQNSEKSIEDLKQNIETKSGTDLFDFILEDLQELKKILFNPKSSSVIMATMGASAWINDKIYEWLGEKNVADILSQSVPNNVTSEMGLALLDVADVIRPYPEVIEYLEHVKEESFLDKLGQFDGGKEAQEAIIAFLNKYGMRCSGEIDMTKTRWSEKPTTLIPIILGNIKNFEPNAGKLKFEQGRTKALEKEQEILLRLKQLPDGEQKAKETKERIDLIRNFSGYREYPKYGMIHRYFIYKQSLLKEARRLVQAGVLQEPEDIFYFTFEELHEGVRTKKLDDQILRKRKDEYKLYGKLTTPRVITSDGEILTGEYKREHLPTEAIVGLPVSSGVIEGRARVISKLEEANLEDGDILVTAFTDPSWTPLFVSIKGLVTEVGGLMTHGAVIAREYGLPAVVGVVNATNLIKDGQRIRVHGTEGYIEIL, from the coding sequence GTGAGTTCTTTCGTTGTCAGTTTTCAAGAAATGGATCAAACGCAGACTTTGCTTGTTGGCGGAAAAGGAATCAATCTAGGAGAATTATCAAAAATCCAAGGAATCCATGTACCAGAAGGATTTTGTGTAACTACCGTGGGATTCAAAAAAGTCCTTAAACAAAACGAAACCTTTCAAGCGCTGTTAGATCAACTACACATGCTAAAAGTAGAAGATCAAGACCGGATTGCTGAAATTAGCAAAAAGATACGACAAGTCATATTAAAAGTAGAACTTCCTTCTGAACTAGTGACAGCAGTTGCTCATGAACTCTCTCAGTTTGGCGAAGAACATGCTTATGCCGTGCGTTCTAGTGCAACGGCTGAAGATTTACCGCATGCCTCGTTTGCTGGTCAACAAGACACCTATTTAAATATCATCGGAAAAGAAGCAATCTTTAAGCATATAAGCAAATGTTGGGCTTCCTTGTTTGCAGACCGTGCTGTCATTTATCGAATTCAAAACGATTTTGACCATCGTGAGGTTCAGTTAGCTGTAATCGTTCAACGAATGGTTTTCCCGAAAGCTTCAGGGATTTTATTTACAGCAGATCCCGTTACTTCAAACCGAAAGTTACTCTCCATTGATGCAAGTTTTGGACTTGGAGAAGCGTTGGTTTCAGGCTTAGTATCTGCTGATTGCTATAAAGTGCAAGAAGAGGAAATCGCCCAGAAGATGATTGCAACTAAAAAATTGGCAATCTACGGGCTAAAAGAAGGCGGAACAGAAACGAAGGAAATCGCACCGAATCTACAAAAAACCCAAACACTTACGGACGAACAAATCTTACAACTAGCTAGCATCGGAAGACAAATTGAAGCATATTTCGGTAGCCCTCAAGATATCGAATGGTGTTTAGTGGATGATACATTTTATATTGTGCAAAGCCGACCAATCACGACTCTTTTCCCAATACCGGAAGCGGGGGACGGAGAAAACCACGTCTATATATCGGTAGGTCATCAACAAATGATGACAGATGCGATAAAACCATTAGGATTGTCCTTTTTCCTATTAACGACTCCCGCACCTATGCGTAAAGCGGGTGGAAGGTTGTTTGTCGATGTGACGCAACATCTTTCGTCACCTGTTACTAGAGAAATGTTGTTAAAAACTATGGGACAACACGATCCGCTCATGAAAGACGCACTAATGACCGTTATTGAGCGTGGGGATTTTATCAAATTGCTTCCTGCTGATGGGGAAAAACCGAGCACGCCCAAAAAGGTTCCGGCATCTTTAGGGGGACCGGTTCAAATTGTAACTGATCCGGCTATCGTTACTGAGTTGATTCAGAATAGCGAAAAATCGATTGAAGATTTAAAACAGAACATCGAAACAAAATCTGGAACGGATTTATTTGATTTTATCCTAGAAGATCTCCAAGAATTAAAGAAGATTTTATTTAACCCCAAAAGTTCTAGTGTGATCATGGCTACTATGGGGGCTTCCGCATGGATTAATGACAAGATCTATGAATGGTTAGGTGAGAAAAACGTGGCAGACATACTTTCTCAATCTGTTCCAAACAATGTTACGTCGGAAATGGGGTTAGCCCTTTTGGATGTCGCCGATGTGATTCGTCCTTATCCGGAAGTAATCGAATATTTAGAGCATGTAAAAGAAGAAAGTTTTTTAGATAAACTCGGGCAGTTTGATGGTGGAAAGGAAGCGCAAGAAGCCATTATTGCTTTTCTCAATAAATATGGAATGCGATGTAGCGGTGAAATTGATATGACGAAAACCCGTTGGAGTGAAAAACCAACGACACTCATTCCTATCATTTTGGGGAATATCAAAAACTTTGAACCGAATGCGGGTAAACTGAAATTTGAACAAGGTCGCACGAAAGCGTTAGAAAAAGAACAAGAAATATTATTGCGATTAAAGCAATTACCAGATGGTGAACAAAAAGCAAAAGAAACAAAAGAGCGAATTGATCTCATTCGGAATTTCAGCGGTTATCGCGAATATCCGAAATACGGCATGATTCATCGTTACTTCATATATAAACAGTCTTTACTAAAAGAAGCCCGCAGATTAGTTCAAGCAGGGGTCTTACAAGAACCGGAAGATATCTTCTATTTCACTTTTGAAGAACTTCATGAAGGCGTACGTACTAAAAAGTTAGATGATCAAATACTTCGCAAACGAAAAGACGAATACAAATTATATGGAAAACTTACTACTCCCCGTGTGATCACGTCTGATGGGGAAATTCTTACAGGTGAGTACAAACGAGAACATCTCCCAACTGAAGCCATTGTAGGTCTACCTGTTTCTTCTGGTGTAATCGAGGGACGCGCACGGGTTATTTCAAAACTAGAAGAGGCTAATCTAGAAGATGGTGATATTTTAGTCACTGCCTTTACTGATCCTAGTTGGACACCGTTGTTTGTCTCCATAAAAGGCCTCGTCACCGAAGTAGGTGGACTCATGACTCATGGAGCAGTGATCGCTCGAGAATATGGTTTGCCAGCAGTGGTGGGAGTTGTAAATGCAACCAACTTAATAAAAGATGGACAGCGAATTCGTGTGCATGGAACAGAAGGGTATATCGAAATATTGTAA